One Epidermidibacterium keratini DNA segment encodes these proteins:
- a CDS encoding M1 family metallopeptidase translates to MRRHGSDPYVPNHGDDSYRVEHYDLNLAYKVAGNRLDAEATLSCRAGEAAIGALELDLHTLRVVKLWVDGAVAKWTHRGDRVRVQLPRPIGAGMPFTVRVRYSGSPTLVRSRRLGTAGWEELTDGVIVASQPHGAPSWFPCNDRPDNKTTYRIAVSVPVGYRVAASGELVECRRSGASREWIFEQGVPMATYLATVQIGRYQLIEQDSPRVPVRVLAPRRLAPGFAAAFGAQPQMLTFFESVFGPYPFASYTAVITDDPLEIPLESQGLSTFGRNFMTNTWDSIRLVAHELAHQWFGNAVTLGRWSDIWLHEGFACYAEWLWSEHAGVQSANERAAHHYARMVATQGPELVLSEPGPALMFDDRVYKRGALTLHALRAEVGDEVFFDILRSWVAEHRGGNVSTEQFVAHCAARAGRDLSSLFTQWLDQVPLPPLPQV, encoded by the coding sequence TTGAGGCGCCATGGCAGCGACCCGTACGTGCCCAACCATGGCGACGACAGCTACCGGGTCGAGCATTACGACCTGAATCTGGCCTACAAAGTCGCAGGCAACCGGCTCGATGCCGAGGCCACCTTGAGCTGCCGCGCCGGCGAGGCAGCAATCGGCGCGCTCGAGCTCGACCTGCATACGCTTCGCGTGGTGAAGCTGTGGGTCGATGGCGCCGTCGCCAAGTGGACCCATCGCGGTGACCGGGTGCGGGTGCAGCTGCCGCGACCCATCGGTGCGGGTATGCCGTTCACGGTGCGGGTGCGCTACTCCGGCAGCCCTACACTCGTGCGCTCGCGACGCCTCGGCACGGCGGGATGGGAAGAGCTCACCGACGGCGTCATCGTCGCCTCCCAGCCGCACGGCGCGCCCTCGTGGTTTCCGTGCAACGACCGCCCCGACAACAAGACGACCTACCGGATCGCGGTCAGCGTTCCGGTCGGATACCGCGTGGCTGCGTCGGGCGAGCTGGTTGAGTGCCGACGCAGCGGCGCGTCTCGGGAGTGGATCTTCGAGCAGGGCGTGCCGATGGCAACCTACCTCGCGACGGTCCAGATCGGCCGCTACCAGCTCATCGAGCAAGACTCGCCTCGAGTGCCGGTGCGGGTGCTTGCTCCTCGCCGCCTGGCGCCAGGCTTTGCGGCTGCCTTCGGTGCGCAGCCGCAGATGCTGACGTTCTTCGAGTCGGTCTTCGGCCCCTACCCCTTCGCGTCGTACACGGCAGTCATCACCGACGACCCGCTGGAGATTCCCCTTGAATCGCAGGGTCTTTCGACGTTCGGTCGCAACTTCATGACCAACACCTGGGACTCGATCCGGCTCGTCGCGCACGAGCTGGCGCACCAGTGGTTCGGTAACGCCGTCACCTTGGGCCGGTGGAGTGATATCTGGCTGCATGAAGGTTTTGCCTGCTATGCCGAGTGGCTGTGGTCGGAGCACGCCGGCGTCCAGAGCGCCAACGAGCGGGCCGCCCACCACTACGCGCGAATGGTCGCGACCCAAGGACCCGAACTCGTGCTGTCCGAACCCGGGCCGGCGCTGATGTTTGACGACCGCGTCTACAAGCGCGGTGCTCTTACCCTGCACGCGTTGCGCGCTGAGGTCGGCGACGAGGTCTTCTTTGACATCCTGCGCTCTTGGGTCGCGGAACATCGCGGCGGCAACGTGAGCACCGAGCAGTTCGTCGCACACTGCGCGGCGCGGGCCGGACGTGACCTAAGCAGCCTGTTTACGCAGTGGCTGGACCAGGTGCCGCTGCCCCCGCTCCCCCAGGTCTAA
- a CDS encoding 4'-phosphopantetheinyl transferase family protein, translating to MPDVRWYDDSRRTTDVLREHVAAVWDVEPATVTTGHLCARCGASAHGRPWARLSTGDDVPVSASHAGGHLVTAVGGHGAIGIDIEVITDVDRAFDPSLVLADDEYADTPAERAALWCGKEAVLKATGRGLDAPMTGVRLADWDVRTLPAPQGMWASLAVVDPLRPGGAGAAAPGPATA from the coding sequence ATGCCAGATGTGCGCTGGTACGACGATTCCCGCCGTACCACTGACGTGTTGCGGGAGCACGTCGCTGCGGTGTGGGACGTCGAACCCGCGACGGTGACGACCGGCCACCTCTGTGCTCGCTGCGGTGCTTCGGCACACGGCCGCCCGTGGGCCCGCTTGTCGACTGGTGACGACGTCCCGGTCAGCGCGTCGCACGCCGGAGGCCACCTGGTCACGGCCGTGGGTGGTCACGGTGCGATCGGCATTGACATCGAGGTCATCACCGACGTTGACCGCGCCTTCGACCCTTCCTTGGTGCTTGCCGACGACGAGTACGCCGATACTCCGGCCGAGCGGGCGGCGCTGTGGTGCGGCAAGGAGGCGGTGCTCAAAGCGACCGGGCGGGGCCTCGACGCGCCGATGACCGGCGTACGCCTGGCCGACTGGGACGTGCGGACTCTTCCTGCGCCGCAGGGAATGTGGGCCAGCCTGGCGGTCGTTGACCCGCTTAGACCTGGGGGAGCGGGGGCAGCGGCACCTGGTCCAGCCACTGCGTAA
- a CDS encoding VOC family protein, protein MDIRWITAFLDFEPAAHERATAFWSAVTGYAVSEPRGEHAEFATLIPPNGDAYLRVQRQEEGPSRIHLDLHVDDVRRHADRAISLGATELVACDYVTLRSPGGLEFCFVTHPGESAPPMTQWDGGLASAASQLCIDVPASRWDAERDFWGGVLGVPIEYAGGSYAQTPPSADRPMHLVLQRLDDDPPTVGAHLDFETNARDDEAARHQELGATVLDTGPEWTVLRDPAGLPYCICGPDCR, encoded by the coding sequence ATGGACATCCGGTGGATCACCGCATTCCTGGACTTCGAGCCCGCTGCGCACGAGCGCGCCACCGCGTTCTGGAGCGCCGTCACCGGGTACGCCGTCTCCGAGCCACGCGGCGAGCATGCCGAGTTCGCCACGCTGATCCCGCCCAACGGTGACGCCTATCTGCGGGTGCAGCGCCAGGAAGAAGGGCCGAGCCGGATCCACCTGGACCTGCATGTCGACGACGTGCGCCGTCACGCCGACCGCGCCATCTCGCTCGGTGCGACCGAGCTCGTGGCCTGTGACTACGTCACGTTGCGCTCACCCGGCGGGTTGGAGTTCTGCTTCGTCACCCACCCCGGCGAGTCTGCGCCGCCGATGACCCAGTGGGACGGCGGCCTCGCCAGCGCAGCAAGCCAGCTGTGCATCGACGTACCGGCGAGCCGCTGGGACGCCGAACGTGACTTCTGGGGCGGCGTGCTCGGCGTCCCCATCGAGTACGCCGGGGGCTCCTATGCGCAGACCCCGCCGTCGGCCGACCGGCCCATGCACCTGGTCCTTCAGCGTCTCGACGACGACCCGCCGACCGTAGGTGCGCACCTGGATTTCGAAACCAACGCACGTGACGACGAGGCGGCGCGCCACCAGGAGCTGGGTGCGACCGTGCTCGACACCGGACCCGAGTGGACAGTACTTCGCGACCCCGCCGGTCTGCCCTACTGCATCTGCGGACCGGACTGCCGCTAG
- a CDS encoding SDR family oxidoreductase yields MSNALSQLFGLDGKTAIVTGGSRGIGMMAARGLLQAGARVYIVSRKGQIVDEAVTELSKYGDVTGLAADLSSAEACQEFAAQIADREDSLDILVNNAGATWGAPMGDFPIEAWDKVFNINVKAPYFLTEALVPMLEKNASQDDPSRVINIGSIDGIAVPRHEAFPYGPSKAAVHQLTRVLAFNLGPKFITVNAIAPGPFESKMMASTLAKRGDQIAAASVLDRIGRPDDIAGSVVFLASRGGSYVTGSVLAVDGGIATTAGSTSRD; encoded by the coding sequence ATGAGCAACGCCCTGTCCCAGCTCTTCGGCCTCGACGGCAAGACCGCGATCGTCACCGGCGGCAGCCGCGGCATCGGGATGATGGCGGCCCGCGGGCTGCTGCAAGCCGGCGCCCGCGTCTACATAGTCAGCCGCAAGGGCCAGATCGTCGACGAGGCCGTCACCGAGCTCAGCAAGTACGGCGATGTCACGGGCCTGGCCGCTGACCTCTCCAGCGCCGAGGCGTGCCAGGAGTTTGCCGCCCAGATCGCCGACCGTGAGGACTCGCTCGACATCCTGGTCAACAACGCCGGCGCGACGTGGGGCGCACCGATGGGTGACTTCCCGATCGAGGCGTGGGACAAGGTCTTCAACATCAACGTCAAGGCGCCGTACTTCCTGACCGAAGCCCTCGTGCCGATGCTGGAGAAGAACGCCTCTCAGGACGACCCGTCGCGGGTGATCAACATCGGCTCGATCGACGGTATCGCCGTACCCCGCCACGAGGCCTTCCCCTACGGCCCCAGCAAGGCCGCGGTGCACCAGCTGACGCGCGTGCTGGCCTTCAACCTGGGCCCGAAGTTCATCACGGTCAACGCGATCGCGCCGGGACCGTTTGAGTCGAAGATGATGGCTTCTACGCTCGCCAAGCGCGGCGACCAGATCGCCGCGGCGTCGGTGCTTGACCGCATCGGCCGGCCCGACGACATCGCCGGCAGCGTGGTCTTCTTGGCCAGTCGCGGCGGCTCCTACGTCACCGGCTCGGTGCTCGCGGTCGACGGTGGCATCGCCACCACGGCAGGCAGCACCTCGCGCGACTGA
- a CDS encoding DinB family protein, with protein MTDPDGPAYYDADLATQLNAFIDQHREMLLASLDGLTEAEVRARVVPSKTTLLGLLKHARFVERVWLGEAVTGQSRADLGIEPSPDESFDLTDADTIESVRSAYVAAAEQSRQAARELAPDAMLTGNRRGPITMRWVQLHLLRELAQHCGHADIIREQLLAARDEGPGRG; from the coding sequence ATGACCGACCCGGACGGCCCGGCGTACTACGACGCCGACCTCGCCACTCAGCTCAACGCGTTCATCGACCAGCATCGCGAGATGCTGCTCGCCTCCCTCGACGGTCTCACCGAGGCCGAAGTCCGGGCGCGTGTCGTCCCGTCTAAGACGACGCTGCTCGGGCTGCTCAAACATGCGAGGTTCGTCGAACGCGTGTGGCTTGGCGAGGCGGTCACCGGTCAGAGCCGTGCGGACCTCGGCATCGAGCCGTCGCCCGACGAGTCTTTCGACCTGACCGACGCGGACACGATCGAGTCGGTGCGCAGTGCCTACGTCGCCGCGGCAGAGCAGTCGCGGCAAGCGGCGCGCGAGCTCGCCCCAGATGCCATGCTCACCGGCAACCGACGCGGGCCGATCACGATGCGGTGGGTCCAGCTCCACCTGCTTCGCGAACTCGCCCAGCACTGCGGACACGCCGACATCATTCGCGAGCAGCTGCTCGCGGCGCGCGACGAAGGCCCTGGCCGCGGCTAG
- a CDS encoding aldo/keto reductase: MDYVRLGSTGLQVSPIALGCMTYGEPDRGTHPWTLPEDQSRPLLKQAVEAGINFFDTANVYSAGSSEEIVGRALADFTTREDVVIATKVYNRMRPGPGGAGLSRKAIFAECDASLRRLGTDYIDLYQTHRWDFGTPIEETMEALHDLVRAGKVRYIGASSMNAWQFAKAQSVADLGGWTRFATMQDHYNLLAREEEREMLPMCQDMGVGVIPWSPLARGRLTRPWDAETNRTETDEFGKSLYQDSDAQIVQAVADVAAERGVSMAQIALAWVRSNPVVDAPIVGASKPQQLTEAVDALDIELSDEEIERLEAAYTPRLNAGFRHAEIRR, from the coding sequence ATGGACTACGTGCGTCTTGGATCAACTGGCCTGCAGGTCTCGCCGATCGCGTTGGGGTGCATGACGTACGGCGAACCGGATCGCGGCACCCATCCGTGGACGCTGCCGGAGGATCAGAGCCGACCGCTGCTGAAGCAGGCGGTGGAGGCCGGGATCAACTTCTTCGATACGGCGAACGTCTACTCCGCCGGGTCGTCGGAGGAGATCGTCGGACGCGCTCTCGCTGACTTCACCACGCGTGAGGACGTCGTGATTGCGACGAAGGTCTACAACCGCATGCGGCCCGGGCCGGGCGGTGCGGGCCTGTCGCGCAAGGCGATCTTTGCCGAATGCGACGCGTCGCTGCGCCGGCTGGGCACCGACTATATCGATCTTTATCAAACTCATCGGTGGGACTTCGGTACGCCGATCGAGGAGACCATGGAAGCGCTGCACGACCTGGTGCGCGCGGGCAAGGTCCGCTACATCGGCGCGAGCTCGATGAACGCGTGGCAGTTCGCCAAGGCGCAGTCCGTCGCCGACCTCGGCGGGTGGACGCGGTTTGCCACGATGCAGGACCACTACAACCTGCTCGCCCGCGAGGAGGAGCGCGAGATGCTGCCGATGTGCCAGGACATGGGCGTCGGCGTGATCCCGTGGAGTCCGCTCGCACGGGGCCGGCTGACCCGGCCGTGGGATGCCGAGACCAACCGCACCGAGACCGACGAGTTCGGCAAGTCGCTCTACCAGGACTCCGATGCGCAGATCGTCCAGGCGGTCGCCGACGTCGCCGCCGAACGTGGCGTGTCGATGGCGCAGATCGCGCTCGCGTGGGTGCGCTCCAACCCGGTCGTGGACGCGCCGATCGTCGGCGCCTCCAAGCCGCAGCAGCTCACCGAGGCGGTCGACGCGCTCGACATCGAGCTGAGTGATGAGGAGATCGAGCGCCTGGAAGCGGCGTACACCCCGCGTCTGAACGCCGGCTTCCGGCACGCCGAGATTCGCCGCTAG
- a CDS encoding MBL fold metallo-hydrolase, with product MAAEVLGHKQKQAWLDKVLPPVEQVQPGLWSIPVEIPIKPLRYVLVYVLETPKGVAIIDAGWNDEKSYQTLSEGLATAGYAVSDIHDVLVTHVHPDHFGLAKRLREETGARIALHSAEAKTLMIEPHQEVQWQMESEVRAVQHGIPLEDQEQMKREVGEFRKFVDHSAPDVLLEDGDALALPDWDLKGIWTPGHTPGHMCFVEPERRIMFTGDHVLPRITPNISVHSNNPPDSLARYLDSLTKVGRVADTIEDCMGLPGHEYRYAGIRARADELIEHHEERLEELRAIVADQPGVTTWEISQRLSWSRDWSTFRFPERRSALGEAIAHAELLAQRGVLTPGSEPTAHWRLVER from the coding sequence GTGGCAGCGGAAGTTCTCGGGCACAAGCAGAAGCAGGCGTGGCTGGATAAGGTCCTGCCACCGGTCGAGCAGGTCCAGCCCGGCCTGTGGTCGATCCCGGTCGAAATCCCGATCAAGCCGCTGCGCTACGTGCTCGTCTACGTCCTCGAGACCCCGAAGGGCGTCGCGATCATCGACGCCGGGTGGAACGACGAGAAGTCCTACCAGACCCTGAGCGAGGGCCTCGCCACTGCGGGGTACGCCGTCAGCGACATCCACGACGTACTTGTCACCCACGTGCACCCCGACCACTTCGGGCTGGCCAAGCGGCTACGCGAGGAGACCGGTGCGCGGATCGCGCTCCACAGCGCCGAGGCCAAGACGCTGATGATCGAGCCGCACCAAGAAGTGCAGTGGCAGATGGAGTCCGAGGTCCGCGCGGTGCAGCACGGCATACCGCTGGAAGACCAGGAGCAGATGAAGCGTGAGGTGGGCGAGTTTCGCAAGTTCGTCGACCACAGCGCCCCCGACGTACTGCTCGAGGACGGCGACGCGCTCGCGCTGCCGGACTGGGACCTCAAGGGCATCTGGACGCCGGGGCACACGCCGGGACACATGTGCTTCGTCGAGCCTGAGCGGCGCATCATGTTCACCGGCGACCACGTGCTGCCGCGTATCACCCCCAACATCTCGGTGCACTCCAACAACCCACCGGACTCGCTCGCGCGCTATCTCGACTCGCTGACCAAGGTCGGCAGGGTCGCCGACACGATCGAGGACTGCATGGGCCTGCCCGGGCATGAGTACCGGTACGCCGGCATCCGGGCGCGCGCCGACGAGCTGATCGAGCACCACGAGGAGCGGCTGGAGGAGCTGCGCGCGATCGTCGCCGACCAGCCGGGAGTCACGACGTGGGAGATCTCCCAGCGGCTGTCGTGGAGCCGTGACTGGTCGACGTTCCGCTTTCCTGAGCGGCGATCTGCGCTGGGCGAGGCGATCGCGCACGCCGAGCTGCTCGCGCAGCGCGGCGTACTCACCCCCGGCAGCGAACCCACCGCCCACTGGCGGCTCGTCGAGCGCTAA
- a CDS encoding DUF3073 domain-containing protein, whose protein sequence is MGRGRAKAKQTKVARELKYFSPDTDLSALQRELGGSDASPATDQDEYDDAYDDLANKYSDYSDYDDEPDSRRRTAG, encoded by the coding sequence ATGGGGCGCGGCCGGGCTAAGGCAAAGCAGACCAAGGTTGCTCGCGAGCTGAAATACTTCTCGCCCGACACCGATCTGAGCGCGCTTCAGCGCGAACTCGGCGGGAGCGACGCTTCGCCTGCGACCGACCAGGACGAGTACGACGACGCGTACGACGACCTGGCCAACAAATACTCGGACTACTCCGATTACGACGACGAGCCGGATAGCCGTCGCCGTACTGCCGGCTGA
- a CDS encoding VOC family protein, with protein MAHGDITHIDIPVSDPAKATKFYSELFGWQIAEVPGFEGYPMWQAPNKISGGGLAPREGDFTHPRSYVEVDSIDDVLAKATAAGASVVMAKSPISETSWFAVFTDPDGNPIGLYEGTTNVEQ; from the coding sequence ATGGCGCACGGCGACATCACGCACATCGACATCCCGGTCAGCGACCCGGCGAAGGCGACGAAGTTCTACAGCGAGCTGTTTGGCTGGCAGATCGCCGAGGTGCCTGGCTTCGAGGGTTATCCCATGTGGCAGGCGCCCAACAAGATCAGCGGTGGTGGGCTCGCCCCGCGCGAGGGCGACTTCACCCACCCGCGCTCTTACGTCGAGGTCGACTCGATCGACGACGTGCTCGCGAAGGCGACCGCGGCCGGAGCCTCGGTCGTCATGGCGAAGTCACCGATTAGCGAGACCAGCTGGTTTGCGGTGTTCACCGACCCAGACGGCAACCCGATCGGCCTCTACGAAGGAACGACTAACGTCGAACAGTGA
- the purM gene encoding phosphoribosylformylglycinamidine cyclo-ligase, producing MSENSTYAAAGVSLEEGDRAVELMRRKVEGASRPEVVGGLGGFAGLFKLDVSKYTSPLLASSTDGVGTKIAIAQALDKHDTIGQDLVAMVVDDIVVCGAEPLFLQDYIACGKVDAEKIAAIVGGIADGCVLAGTALVGGETAEHPGLMAPDDYDLAACATGVVEADRVLGPDRVRAGDAVIALASSGVHSNGYSLVRKVIADAQLDLNAIPEGLGRTLGEELLEPTRIYTKPLLSLIERYDVHAMCHVTGGGIPGNLPRVLPAGLGASVDRGTWSLPPIFALLAQAGGIERDELERAFNVGVGMLVVLPEADADAAVRALKADGLDAWACGQITDSGSVQVASDYRP from the coding sequence ATGAGCGAGAACTCGACGTACGCCGCCGCCGGAGTGTCCCTAGAGGAAGGCGACCGCGCCGTCGAGCTGATGCGCCGCAAGGTTGAGGGCGCGAGCCGCCCCGAGGTAGTTGGCGGCCTGGGCGGGTTTGCCGGTCTCTTCAAGCTCGATGTCAGCAAGTACACCAGTCCCCTGCTGGCCAGCTCGACCGACGGCGTCGGCACCAAGATCGCCATCGCGCAGGCGCTCGACAAACACGACACGATCGGGCAGGACCTGGTCGCGATGGTCGTCGACGACATCGTGGTCTGCGGTGCCGAGCCGTTGTTCCTGCAGGACTACATCGCCTGCGGCAAGGTCGATGCCGAGAAGATCGCCGCCATCGTCGGTGGCATCGCCGACGGCTGCGTGCTGGCGGGTACGGCGCTCGTGGGCGGCGAGACCGCCGAACACCCCGGCCTGATGGCGCCCGACGACTACGACCTCGCAGCCTGCGCGACCGGCGTGGTCGAGGCCGACCGCGTGCTCGGCCCCGACCGCGTCCGCGCCGGCGACGCGGTCATCGCGCTCGCATCGTCCGGCGTACACAGCAACGGATACAGCCTGGTGCGCAAGGTCATCGCGGACGCGCAGCTCGACCTCAACGCAATCCCCGAAGGCCTCGGCCGCACCCTCGGCGAGGAGCTGCTCGAGCCGACCCGCATCTACACCAAGCCGCTGCTGTCACTGATCGAGCGGTACGACGTCCACGCGATGTGCCACGTCACCGGCGGTGGCATCCCCGGCAATCTGCCGCGCGTGCTGCCGGCCGGGCTCGGGGCGAGCGTCGATCGCGGGACGTGGTCATTGCCGCCCATCTTCGCGCTGCTCGCGCAGGCCGGCGGGATCGAGCGCGACGAGCTCGAGCGGGCGTTCAACGTCGGCGTCGGCATGCTCGTCGTACTCCCCGAAGCCGACGCGGACGCGGCGGTGCGAGCGCTGAAGGCCGACGGGCTCGACGCGTGGGCGTGTGGTCAGATCACCGACTCCGGATCCGTCCAGGTCGCCAGCGACTACCGCCCCTAG
- a CDS encoding type 2 periplasmic-binding domain-containing protein, with amino-acid sequence MRCRPDHPLAHRNVETIRCLVGRNLGWSLMIGHPRSDVTYDGGRLAFIEIADELPDNGIVLLHPGSRRTAKQQMVVDYVTSDLVVQP; translated from the coding sequence ATGCGGTGTCGACCCGACCATCCGCTGGCGCATCGCAATGTCGAGACGATCCGCTGCCTCGTCGGACGAAACCTCGGCTGGTCGCTGATGATCGGGCACCCGCGCAGCGACGTCACCTACGACGGGGGCCGGCTGGCTTTCATCGAGATCGCCGACGAGCTGCCCGACAACGGGATCGTCTTGCTGCACCCCGGCAGTCGGCGTACCGCCAAACAGCAGATGGTCGTCGACTACGTCACCTCGGACCTCGTCGTCCAGCCGTAA
- a CDS encoding MFS transporter, translated as MADRAVWFRVTRESVPFFALYALFFADRGLSTAQIGVLIVCWSAAAFVLEVPSGALADTLDRRLLLIAAALLYAGCFATWLLWPSFAGFLSGFLLWSISSALTSGTWEALLFDELAADGHAERYGKIRARSESAAAFGALAASAGAGPLYAAGGYRLVGAVTLAITGLHVAATWALPRARPREQVAEPGSYLGSLRDGVREARRNRVVHRILLALVAPTAIVAFDEYLTLLFREGGLSVQVVAWVAAGCVAAQAIGTALADRLAGASRAVSVAVYAGSGLLIGAGALVAHPGGLTAVAVGYGVANAAMLAAEIRLQAAIVGASRATTTSVGGLVSEAAAIISFGLVAVGSERASLATVIGVVAVGFAVVAGISIARCDAPGYGWTTRSEVT; from the coding sequence CTGGCTGACCGCGCGGTCTGGTTCCGCGTAACCCGCGAGTCCGTACCGTTCTTCGCGCTGTACGCGCTGTTCTTTGCCGACCGCGGCCTGAGTACGGCGCAGATCGGCGTACTTATCGTCTGCTGGTCCGCTGCGGCGTTTGTCCTGGAGGTTCCTTCCGGCGCGCTCGCCGACACTCTCGACCGTCGGCTGCTGTTGATCGCCGCAGCACTGCTCTACGCCGGGTGCTTCGCAACTTGGCTGCTGTGGCCTAGCTTTGCCGGGTTCCTGAGCGGCTTTCTCCTGTGGTCGATCTCCAGCGCGCTGACCAGCGGGACGTGGGAAGCGCTGCTTTTTGATGAGCTCGCGGCAGACGGTCACGCCGAGCGCTACGGCAAGATCCGCGCGCGCTCGGAGTCGGCGGCGGCATTTGGCGCGTTGGCCGCGTCGGCCGGTGCGGGGCCGCTCTATGCCGCCGGCGGTTACCGCCTCGTCGGTGCGGTCACTCTCGCGATCACTGGGCTACACGTCGCCGCGACCTGGGCGCTGCCGCGGGCGCGCCCTCGTGAGCAGGTGGCCGAACCCGGTAGCTACCTAGGCAGCCTGCGCGATGGCGTGCGCGAGGCCCGACGCAACCGCGTGGTACACCGGATCCTGCTGGCTCTGGTCGCGCCGACCGCGATCGTTGCCTTCGATGAGTACCTGACCCTGCTGTTTCGCGAAGGTGGGCTCTCGGTCCAGGTTGTTGCGTGGGTCGCGGCGGGATGCGTTGCGGCACAGGCGATCGGGACAGCGCTCGCCGACCGGCTGGCCGGTGCTTCACGAGCCGTCAGCGTCGCGGTGTACGCCGGATCCGGGCTGTTGATCGGCGCCGGTGCCCTGGTGGCGCATCCGGGCGGGCTCACTGCGGTCGCGGTCGGTTACGGAGTCGCGAACGCGGCGATGCTCGCGGCGGAGATCAGGCTGCAGGCGGCGATCGTGGGCGCGTCGCGCGCGACCACCACGTCGGTCGGCGGACTGGTGAGCGAGGCGGCGGCGATCATCTCATTTGGCCTGGTTGCAGTCGGCAGCGAGCGCGCGTCGCTCGCGACGGTGATCGGCGTGGTCGCCGTCGGGTTTGCCGTGGTGGCCGGGATTTCGATAGCCAGATGCGACGCGCCGGGTTACGGCTGGACGACGAGGTCCGAGGTGACGTAG